TCGGTTCGCTATGACCGCGCCGGCGACCAGCACTACGACGTCGCCAGCGCCTTTATCAAGTCCATCCGGGGTTCAGACGTCGACGCCGCCCTGCACTACCTCGCCCGGATGCTCGAGGCGGGGGAGGACCCGCGGTTCGTGGCCCGGCGCATCGTCATTTCCGCGGCCGAGGACGTTGGTATGGCCGACCCGACGGCGCTGCAGACCGCCGTCGCCGCCGCCCAGGCGGTGCAACTGATCGGCATGCCCGAAGGCCGCATCATCCTGGCCGAGGCCGTAGTCCACCTCGCCACCGCCCCCAAATCCAACGCCGCGTATATGGGCATCAACCAGGCGATCGCGGACGTCCGCGCCGGCCTCGGCAACGGCATCCCTGCCCACCTGCGGGACGCCCACTACCCGGGATCCAAACAGCTGGGCCACGGGCAGGGCTACAAATACGCCCACGACGCGCCGCACTCGGTGGCCACCCAGCAGTACCCGCCGGATGACCTGGTCGGCCGCAACTACTACGAGCCGACCGCCAACGGCGCCGAGCGGGACATTTCCACCCGGCTGGAGCGGCTCCGCAGGATTATCCGGGGCACGTGACCGCGGGCCCGGAAATTGCCCGTTGACTTCCGGTGCATGAGGTCTAACGTGGATTTAAGTCCGACCTCAGGTCGGCAGCCGGCATCGCCGGACCCTCTCATCACGCCGGCACCTGCACTTAAGTTCCTAGGTCGTGTGTCCCATGCCCGTAAATTACGTCACAGCCCTGGCAGTCAAGTCCTTTGATGTACCGGACAAGAAGCGGTGCCCGGACAACGCCGAATTCGACCTTGTCACCGTGAACGACTTCTCGGTGGCGCGGCTCATCCTCGGCCCCGGTTGGCGGTGGTCCGAATCCATCAGAGACTTCGAGGCGACCGAGGTGTGCCAGCACCACCACCTTGGATTCTGCATCTCCGGGGTCATGGAAGTGGAATCCGCCGACGGGCTGCACTCCACCATCCAGGCCAACGACACCTATGCGATTCCGCCGGGCCACGATGAATGGGTGGTGGGAACCGATCCGTTCGTGGCCGTTGAGTTCCTGGGCGCGGCATCCTTGGGCCGGCGCTCCGGCAGGGGTGTGCACGCCAGGACCTGACCGGCCGACCTGACCGGGCGGCCGGTGCCGGCATGGTAAGGTTGTTCGTTGTCTGGCAAGGCACGGACGCACAATCCACCTGATTTCGGCATTTTATGCTGTGCAGAAGGGTTTGCCCTGTGCCCAGTAGCAAAAGGCAGCGGTTGGCCGATGCTCTCCATCGTGGAGGCCAGTAACACTGACACACCGCAGATATTGGAAGGACACAAGTGGCTAACAACACTCGTGCTCGCCGTACCGCACGCCTTTCGCGTGCACTCGGCATTGCTCTGACCCCCAAGGCCGCCAAGTACATGGAGCGCCGCCCGTACGGCCCCGGTGAGCATGGCCGTGCCCGCAAGAAGCAGGACTCCGACTACGCCGTACGTCTGCGCGAAAAGCAGCGTCTGCGCGCCCAGTACGGCATCCGCGAAGCCCAGATGACCCGTGCCTTCGAAGAAGCACGCCGCACCAAGGGCCTGACCGGTGAAAACCTGATCGAACTGCTCGAAATGCGTCTCGACGCCCTCGTGCTGCGTGCCGGCTTCGCCCGCACCATCGCCCAGGCCCGCCAGCTGGTTGTCCACCGCCACATCCTGGTCGACGGCATCCGCGTTGACCGCCCGTCTTTCCGCGTCTCTGAGGGCCAGCTGGTCCACGTTCACAGCCGCAGCGAGTCCATGCCTCCGTTCCAGGTTGCAGCAGCCGGCGCTCACCGCGACGTCCTGCCCATGGTTCCGGCATACCTGGACGTCAAGCTTGACGCCCTGCAGGCACGCCTGGTCCGTCGCCCGAAGCGCTCCGAGGTCCCCGTGACCTGCGAAGAGCAGCTCGTCGTGGAATTCTACGCACGCTAGATCCAGCGCGACACCTTACAAAGAAGCCCGTGGCAAGCGCCGCGGGCTTCTTTGTATGTAAGGTACTTGGGGGAGTTCTGCGGTTGCCGGCTGTGTCAGCCGGCGGCGCCCGCAGGGACACGACGCAACAAGGAGATGAACGACTATGACTGGTGGCGATATTGCCGGCCTGATCGCGGCCGGAGTGTTTGCACTGCTGGTCCTGCTGCTCGCCGTGCCGATCCTCAAGCTCGGGGGAGTGTTTGACGAAGTGCGGACCTCCATCCGTTCCATCAGCGACGGCGCCACTCCGCTCATGGACGAAGTCACGGCGACCGTTTCCACCACCAACGAGCAGCTCAAGAAGGTCGACGGGATCGCGAGCAACGTCTCCGACGCGTCCGCCAATATCTCGGCGCTGTCCTCGCTCGTGGCCGCCACTGTGGGTTCGCCGCTGATCAAGGTCGCCTCCTTCAGCTACGGCGTGCGCTCGGCCTTCACCGCCCGTAAAAAGCCCGCCACCGGCCGCCGCAGCCGCTAATTCCAGCTGGAGAACCTGACATGAACAGAATCATCTGGATGGGACTCGGCGTCGCCATCGGCGTCATCGCGTTCCGCAAGATCACCGAAGCGCAGTCCAATCTGGGCCCCGAGGGGCTCAACCGGGCGGTTGGCCGGCTCGCCGACGGCCTGTACGACTTCGCTGACGCCGTGCGCGAGGGCATGAACGAGCGCGAGACCGAACTCCGGGCCGCCCTTGGTATTGACGCGGGCCTTGAAATGGCCGTCAGCAAGGGTGCCGCCGGCAAGGATGCACTCCGGCGCTAGCCGGGAGAGAATGAGGAAGAAGGCGGCACCCGCACACAGGGCCGCCGGCACGGCCGGAGGCCGGAACCAGACCGTTCCGCGGTCCATACGCGTGAACACGAACGCAGTGAACAAAAAACACAGTGAACATAAACACAGTGAATATTGAAGGGTACGTAATCAGCTCATGAAGTCGCAGGAGATCACCAAGCGCTGGATCGACTTTTTTGTCAGTAAGGGCCACACGGCGGTTCCCTCTGCTTCCCTGGTCTCCAGCGACCCCTCCCTGCTGTTCACAGTGGCCGGCATGGTCCCGTTCATCCCTTACCTGACCGCCCGGGAGGAAGCGCCCTACAAGCGCGCCACCAGCGTGCAGAAGTGCATCCGGACCGGCGACATCGAGGAAGTCGGCAAGACCGCCCGCCACGGCACCTTTTTCCAGATGTGCGGCAACTTCTCCTTCGGCGACTACTTCAAGGAAGACGCCATTAAGTTCGCCTGGGAGCTGCTCACCACGAGCGTTGACGACGGCGGGTACGGACTGCCGCCCGAGCGCCTCTGGGTCACCGTCTACGAAGAGGACGACGAGGCCGAGCAGCTCTGGCTCAAGAACACCGGAATGCCCGCCGAGCGGATCCAGCGGATGGGCAAGGCGGACAACTACTGGTCCACCGGCCAGCCCGGTCCGGCCGGCCCCTGCTCCGAGATCTACTACGACCGCGGCCCGTCCTACGGCGTCGAGGGCGGCCCGATCGCGGACGAGAACCGCTATGTGGAAATCTGGAACCTCGTGTTCATGCAATACCAGATCGACAACGTGCGCTCCAAGGTGGACTTCGACATCACCGGCGAACTGCCCAAGAAGAACATCGACACCGGCCTCGGCATGGAGCGCCTGGCGATGATCCTGCAGGACGTCGAGAACATGTACGAGACGGACCAGGTCCGCCCTGTCATCGACAAGGCCGCGGCCCTCTCCGGCCGGGAGTACACCTCCGCCGAGTCCGCCGCCGACCCGCACCACACCGACGACGTCCGGATGCGCGTTGTCGCCGACCACATCCGTTCCTCCCTCATGCTGATCGCCGACGGCGTGACCCCCTCCAACGAAGGCCGCGGCTACGTGCTGCGCCGCCTGATCCGCCGTGCCGTGCGTTCCATGCGCCTGCTCGGCGTCGAAAAGGCTTGCCTGTCCGAACTGCTCCCCGCTTCACGCGACGCCATGAAGGGCGTTTACCCGATCGTGGAGACGGACTTCGACCGGATCAGCCGGATTGCCTACGCCGAGGAGAAGGCGTTCCTGCGCACCATCGCGTCCGGCACCGCGCGGCTCGAGGACGCCGTCCAGGAGTCCAAGGCTGCGGGACACCCGCTCTCCGGCGCCGATGCCTTCGCCCTGCACGACACCTACGGCTTCCCGATCGACCTCACGCTCGAAATGGCTGAAGAGGCCGGGCTCAAGGTCGATGAGCCGGAGTTCCGCAAGCTCATGCTCGAGCAGCGCCAGCGTGCGCAGGCCGACGCCAAGGGCAAAAAGGGCTCCCACGCCGACCTCAGTGCCTTCCAGGAGCTGCTGTCCGCCGGAGAGACAGTTTTTACCGGCTACACCGAGCTCACCGGTGAGTCCAAGGTCCGCGGCATCCTCGCCGGCGGCCGCAAGGTCTCACAGGCGTCCACGGGCGAGGAAATCGAGCTGGTCCTCGCCGAGACCCCGTTCTACGCCGAAGCCGGCGGCCAGGCCGCCGACACCGGGCTGATCACCGGCGACGGCTTCGTCGTCGAGGTCCTGGACGTCCAGCGGCCCATCAAGGGCCTGAGTGTGCACAAGGCGATTGTCCGCGAGGGCGAAATCGGCGCCGACTCCCTCGTCCAGGCAGCCGTGGACCGCGAACGCCGGCACGCCGCCGAGCAGGCCCACACCGGCACGCACATCGTGCACGCGGCCCTGCACCAGATCCTCGGCCCGGAAGCCCTGCAGCGCGGCTCGTTCAACAAGGCCGGCTACCTGCGCTTCGACTTCGCCTGGGGTGAGGGGCTGAGCCCGGCCACACGCTCCGAAATCGAGGAAGTCTCCAACATCGCCATCCGCAACAACTACCGGGTGGAGACCAAAATCATGGGTCTTGCCGAGGCCAAGGCCCTCGGCGCCATGGCACTCTTCGGCGAGAACTACGGCAACGAAGTCCGGGTCGTGGAGATCGACGGCGCCTGGTCCCGTGAACTCTGCGGCGGCACCCATGTCGAGAACACGTCCCTGATCGGCAGCCTGTCCCTGCTCGGGGAGCAGTCGGTCGGCTCGGGAAACCGCCGCGTCGAGGCCTTCGTCGGCATGGACGCCTTCCGGCACCTCGCCGCCGAACGCGCGCTGGTGACCGAACTCACCGACATGCTCAAGGTTCCCTCCGGTCTGCTCGCGGACCGGATCGCCACCACGCTGACCAAGCTCAAGACTGCCGAGAAGGAACTTGAGCGCCTGCGCAAGGAGCAGCTCACGGCAGCCGCCGGGCAGCTCGTGGGGACCGCCAAGGACGCCGCCGGCATCAAGGTCATTGCCCACGACGCCGGCCAGGTCAGCGGCGCGGACGACCTCCGTGGCCTGGCCCTGGACCTGCGGACCCGTCTCGGCTCCGAGCCGGCCGCCGTCGCGGTCGCCGGGGTCAGCAACGACCGTCCGGTCATCCTGATCGCCACCAACGAAGCCGCCCGGACGGCCGGTGTCAAGGCGGGGGCCCTGGTGCGCCTCGCCGCCGGAATCCTCGGCGGCGGCGGTGGCGGCAAGGACGACGTCGCCCAGGGCGGCGGCACGGACGCCGCCAAGGTCGGCGCGGCACTCGCCGCCGTCGTGGACGCCATCACCCGGCGATAACGGACGACCCGTGAACGAAGCTGCTGTGCCCGGCGACTACCCCCTCGGCGTGAAGCTCGGGGTGGACGTCGGGACCGTCCGGGTCGGCGTGGCGGTCTGTGACCGCGACGGCATCCTGGCCACCCCGTTGCGCACCCTGGAGCGGAACGCGAAGAAGAACACGGACGTGCGGATCCTCGCGGCCCTGGCCATGGAACTCGGTGTGGTGGAGATCTTTGTCGGCCTGCCGCGGACGATGAAAGGCGAGGAACATGCCTCGGCGCGGATGGCCACGGACTACGCAAAGCTACTCGCGGGTAAACTGGGAGAGTGCGGTTCCGGGGTGCCGGTTCGGCTGGTCGATGAGCGTCTGAGCACGGTGTCGGCCCACCGGCACCTGCACGAAGCTGGCATGAGCAGCCGGAATCACCGTAAGGTAGTTGATCAGGTTGCGGCCGCAGGTATCCTGCAGCATGCGATCGATATGCAAAAGGCCAGGGGGACGGAGGTCGGAAGCCGCGTATACGCGGAGTCCGCGCCGGGGCCAACCGGGGATGGCGCACAGGCCGGCCCGGCACTAGACGAGCATTCTGCACCACGCATTCTGCCCAAAATGGAAGGCTACAGTGAGCCCGGTCAACAGTGACGACTCCTCCGGCGGCGCCGGCCGACCGCTGACGCGCAAGGAGCTCAGGGCCCAGGAGAAGGTCCAGGCGACCCAGGGCCACGATGTTATCCCGGCTCAGGCTTTCGAGACCGGCGAGGACACCCCGGCCGCTGCGCCCCGCGCCCGGTCTGATTCCGCCCCCGAAACTGATGCCGCCGTCTTGGCGGAACCCGTCACGGCAGCCGACGCGCCGGAGCTGCCCGCGGCAGCCCCCACCGTGCACGAGGAGCCCGTGCACTACCAACCCGTCCACGAGTACGCGGGCGGTGTTGCCCACGCGGACGCCGTCGGCCACGAAGCAGACGTTCCGCCCGGCTACGAACTCCACCCTGACGCTGAGCCCCACGACGGCCACTCCGACGACGACCACTACGTGTACGACGGCGCGGACGGACACGCTGCCGACTACCACGCTGCCGACGACAACCCTGCCGATTACCAGCACGAGGAAGACGGCCGCGTGGTGCTGGCCGGTGGTGCCGCCATCCGTACGACCAAGGGCCCGTCCAAAAAGGTCCGCCGCCGGCGCCGCTTCCTTGCGCTGTTGCTGACGCTGACCGTCTTCGTCGTGGCAGTCGCCGTCGGCGCGCAGTTCCTGAAGCCCCTGCTGGGCGGGGACACGGTGGCCGACTACCCCGGTCCCGGAACCGGCGAGGTCGTCATCACGGTGCCGCCGGGCTCCGGGCCGAAGTCCGTAGCCACCCAGCTCCAGGAAAAGAAGGTCGTGGCGAACGCCGACACTTTCCTGAAGGAATTCGTGGCCTCCGGCGGGGCGTTGGCTCCCGGCGACTTCACCATGCGCACTGAAATGAAGAACTCCGACGCCGTGGCCATCCTGCTGAACAAGGACAAGGGCAAGGTCATGTACTTCGCCCTCAGCGCCGGGCTGCGAATCGGCGAATCGCTCCAGGCCATCTCTGAGGGCAGCGGTGTGCCCGTCGCCGAACTCAAGGCGCTCAATGAATCGCCGGCCCAGTTCGGTGTGCCGGCCAAGGCCAAGAACCTCGAAGGCTTCCTCGCTCCCGGCGAGTACCGGTTCCCGCTCGGCACCCCGGCGAAGGACGTGCTGCGGAAGCTCGTGAACACCACCCTGGACGAGCTCAAGTCCCAGGGAGTGACGGATCCGGCCAAGCAGTACGACGTCGTCACCGTCGCCAGCATCGTCCAGGCCGAGGGCGGCCAGGCGGAATACGGCGATGTGGCCGGTGCGATCTACAACCGCCTCAAGCCCAACAACACTGAGACGAACGGGCTGATCCAGTCCGACGCCACGGTGACCTATGGGCTCGGCATCAAGAGCTTCCACATCGACGAGATCCAGAAAACCGACAAGTCCAACCCGTACAACACCTACGCGAACCAGGGCCTGCCGGTAGGGCCGATCGGTTCGCCGGGCAAGACGGCGATCGACGCGGCGGCCAAGCCCAAGGCCAACGAATACCTCTACTGGGTGACGATCAACCTGGACACCAAGGAAACCTTGTTCTCCAAGACGCTGGCGGAGCACAACACCTATGTGGCCAAGTACAACGCCTGGTGTGAGGCCAACCCCGGACGCTGCGTATGACGACCAGGGCCGCCGTGCTCGGGCACCCGATCGGCCATTCGAAGTCTCCGGCGTTGCACCGGGCTGCCTACGCCCACCTTGGCGTGGAGCTGGACTACGCTGCGGTCGACGTGACCGAAGACGAGCTGCCGGACTTTATGGCCCGTGTCCGGGAGGACCTGCGGCAGGGGGAGAGCTGGCGCGGGTTGTCGGTGACCATGCCGCTGAAGTCCGCCATGGTCCGCGAAGTCGATGAGGTCCGCGGCGTGGCCCGCGAGCTCGGCGTCGTGAACACGGTCGCGTTCGAACGCCCGGGAGCCGGCGCCGGCCCCACCCGCCTGGTCGGCTACAACACCGACGTCGCCGGAATCGTCAACGCGCTCCGCCACGCGGGCGCCGCATCCGCGCCCACCGCCGTCGTCCTCGGCGGGGGCGGCACCTCGGCCGCTGCCATCGCCGCACTGAAGGACCTGGGTGCGCCGGCCGCCGACATTTTCGTCCGCGATGTCACACGCGCCGCCCAGGCGCGGGCGGCTGCTGACGCTATAGGCCTTCCCGTCCGGGTCCTCCCCCTGGGCGGAGCGGCTGCCGCCGTCGGACGGGCCGACGTCGTGATCTCCACGCTGCCGCCCCGGGCCGCCGATCCATTGGCCTGGGAGCTTGCGCAATTCTTTGCGCAGCGCGCAGGGGAGCCGTCCCGCGACGCCCCGGTTGCCCGGCCCGGCGTGCTGCTGGACGTTGCTTATGATCCCTGGCCCAGCCGGATCGCCGCCGCCTGGCAGGACGCCGGCGGCACCGTGGTCCCCGGACTCGAGATGCTCATCTACCAGGCCGTGGAACAGGTCCGGCATTTCACGGGCCTGGGCGACGCCGTGCCGGCCGAAGTCATAGATGTGATGTGTGACGCAGTCGGGGCGCCCCGACGGGTGTTCTAACCGCCTTACATGGCAGGATGGATTTTATGTTGCGTTGGTTGACTGCCGGAGAATCCCATGGGCCGGCCCTGGTCGGAATTATTGAAGGCGTGCCCGCCGGTGTGGAACTCACCAGCGCCCAGATCGCCGATTCGCTGGCGCGCCGCCGGCTCGGCTACGGCCGCGGCGCGCGGATGAAGTTTGAGCAGGACGTCGTCACGATCCTCGGCGGAGTCCGCCACGGCATCACCCAGGGCGGCCCCGTCGCCATCCAGGTCGGCAACACCGAGTGGCCCAAGTGGGAGCAGATCATGTCTGCCGACCCCGTGGACCCGGAAATCCTCGCCGACCAGGCCCGCAACGCCCCGCTGACCCGTCCCCGGCCCGGCCACGCGGACTTCACGGGCATGCAGAAATACGGCTTTGACGAGGCGCGTCCCGTGCTGGAGCGCGCCAGCGCCCGTGAAACGGCAACCCGCGTGGCCCTCGGCACCGTCGCCTCCGCATTCCTCAAGCAGCTCGGCATCGAACTGGTCTCCCACACGGTGTCGATCGCCAGCACCGCGGTCCCGGAAGGCCGGCCGCTGCCGGTACCGGCCAACGTCCTGGCCCTCGACGCCGACCCGCTGCGCTGCTTCGACCGCGAAACCTCCGACGCCATGGTGGCCGAGGTCGACATCGCGCACAAAGAAGGCGAAACCCTGGGCGGCGTGGTCGAGGTCCTCGCCTACGGACTCCCGCCGGGACTCGGCAGCTACGTCCACTGGGACCGCCGCCTCGATTCACGGCTCGCGGCTGCCCTCATGGGCATCCAGGCCATCAAGGGCGTTGAGGTCGGCGACGGCTTCCTCACCGCGTCCCGCCGCGGCTCGGCCGCCCACGACGAGATCGTCAAGGACGCCGACGGCAAGATCGTCCGCACCTCCAACCGCGCCGGCGGCATCGAAGGCGGCATGAGCATCGGCGACGTGCTGCGCGTCCGCGCTGCGATGAAGCCGATCGCCACGGTTCCCCGCGCCCTCAGGACCGTTGACGTCAGCACCGGCGAAGCCGCCAAGGCCCACCACCAGCGCTCCGACGTCTGTGCGGTCCCCGCGGCCGGCGTCGTCGCCGAGGCCATGGTGGCCCTCGTCCTGGCCGAGGCAGTAACGGAAAAGTTCGGCGGCGATTCCGTGAAGGAAACCGCCCGCAACATCAAGGGTTATCTGGACAACATTCCGGCGTCCCTGGACTCGATCGGCCAGTAGTGCCGGCCGAAATGCCGGCAGTGCCGGCCAGGACGTCTGCCCGGCCCATCGCGCTGATCGGGCCGATGGCGGTCGGAAAATCAGCCATCGGACACCAGCTTGCCCAGCAGCTGGGAGCGCCGTTCGTGGACACCGACGTCGTGGTGGTGGCAAACCACGGTTCCATCGCGGAGATCTTCGCCAGCCGCGGTGAGCACGCCTTCCGTGAGCTCGAGGCCAGGGCCGCCGCGCGCGCCATCGAAGACGCGTACGGCAGCAATACGGTCATTTCCCTGGGCGGCGGCGCCGTGCTGGACTCCGGCACCCAGCAGCTGCTGGGGCACTGCACGGTGGTCTACCTCGAGTGCGACGCGGACACCGTGGCGGAACGGATCAGCAGGAATTCCGGCCGGCCGCTGCTGGCCGGAGACGCCATGGAACGATGGAAGACGCTGTTCGCCACCCGGCGGCCGGTCTACGAACGGCTGGCCGACCTGGTCATCGATGTGCGGAACGGATCCGTGCCGGAGATCGCGCAACGGCTTGAAGATGCGCTGCGCACGTACGCCGCGGCGCTAACCGCTGCCGTACCCGCGACAGCGGCGACAAAGGAAGTTGAAAAGTGATCACCGAATCAACCGTCATCAAGGTTACCGGGCAGACGCCCGGTGAGAACTACGACGTCGTGGTGGGCCGCGGCCTGCTGGCCAGCCTGCCCGGGCTGCTGGGCGAGCGGGTCAAACGCGTCCTCGTCATCCACCCCCGGGCGCTGCGCCTCACCGGCGACACCGTCAGGGAAGAACTCGCCTCCGCAGGCTTCACGGCGCTGACCGCCGAGATCCCCGACGCCGAGGAAGGCAAGCACATTGAGGTGGCCTCCTTCTGCTGGCAGGTGCTGGGGCAGAATGACTTCACCCGCTCGGACGCTGTCGTCGCCGTCGGCGGTGGGGCCGTGACCGACCTGGCCGGCTTCGTGGCCGCCACCTGGCTGCGCGGTGTCAAGGTCATCCACATGCCCACGAGCCTGCTCGGCATGGTGGACGCCGCCGTCGGCGGCAAAACCGGGATCAACACCGCCGAAGGCAAAAACCTCGTCGGCGCCTTCCACCCGCCTGCCGGTGTCCTCGCGGACCTCGACACCCTGGACACGTTGCCGAAGAACGAGATGATCTCCGGCATGGCAGAGGTCATCAAGTGCGGCTTCATCGCCGACCCCGCCATTCTCGACCTGATCGAAAAGGACCCGGCCGCCGTCGCCGATCCCCGTTCGGATGCCGTCCGGGAACTCATCGAACGCGCCATTTCGGTGAAGGCCCGGGTGGTTTCCGAGGACCTCAAGGAAACCGGCCAGCGCGAAATCCTCAACTACGGCCACACCCTGGGCCACGCGATCGAACTCGCCGAGCGCTACTCCTGGCGCCACGGCGCCGCCGTCTCCGTCGGCATGATGTTCGCCGCGGAACTTGCCCGCAGCGTCGGCCGCCTCAGCGACGCCGACGCCGACCGGCACCGCACCATCCTGGAAAGCCTCGGGCTGCCCATCACGTACCGGCGCGACCGCTGGCAGGCCCTGCTCGACGGCATGCGGCGGGACAAGAAGTCCCGCGGGGACCTGTTGCGCTTCGTGGTGCTCGACGGCGTGGCACGCCCCGGGATCCTCGACGTCCCGGACACCTCGCTGCTGTTCGCCGCATACCAGGAGATTGCCTCCTGATGCCTTTCGTCCCAGGCGGCACCAGTGACTGGCCCGATGCAGGGTTTCCGGGGATCAAAATCAACCCGGACAGCCTGGTGCCGCAAATCGTCAACGGGGACGCCGTCGCCGAAGCGCTGGCAGCCTCGACCGACCCGGGTGACCTGATCTTCGTGCGCCTCGTCGAAGGGCACCCTGCTGAAGCCGCCGAACTGCTCGCCGAAGCCCGGTACAAGGATCCCTCCTCGCTGCGCCTGCGGATCTTCGAAGCCGACGTCCTGCGGGTCTCCAACCGGCTTGACCGGGCCGTTGAACTGTTCCGCCAACTGCTGGCGGAGACGCGGGGAACGCCGGACGAGGCGCGCATCCGCCAGCACCTCGGACGGTGCTATTTCGCCAGCGGCAACATTGCGGCCGCCGTCGAATGCTTCGCCGAAGCCCTCGACCTGCGCGTCGCCGGGTCGGCCGACGCGGCCCTGATCTACGCCTCCACGGTGGCGCTGCAGCGGGCGCGGAATGTGCTGGATCTCGACTCACCCGCATAACCGGTAGAATGGTTCTTGGATTTTTGATAAATACGCGCTGGCGGGCCGGATCGGCATGCCGGCCTGGCATAAGCGGCTGGCGGCTAGAACCAGTCAACAAAGAAACCTGAGGATACTGTGGCAACCACTAACGACATCAAGAACGGAACCGTCCTTAAGCTTGAAGGCCAGCTCTGGAACATCATTGAGTTCCAGCACGTCAAGCCCGGCAAGGGTGGCGCGTTTGTGCGCACCAAGATGCGCAACGTGATGTCCGGCAAGGTCGTCGACAAGACCTTCAACGCCGGACTCAAGATCGAGACGGCCACGGTTGACCGCCGCGACTACCAGTACCTGTACCAGGACGGCGCCGACTTCGTGTTCATGGACACGACCGACTTCGACCAGCTCACCGTTCCGGGTGCAACGGTCGGTGACGCCACCAACTTCATGCTCGAGAACCAGATGGTCAACATTGCCATTCACGAAGGCAACCCGCTCTACATCGAGTTGCCCCCGAGCGTCGTGCTCGAGATCACCTACACGGAGCCGGGACTGCAGGGCGACC
This DNA window, taken from Pseudarthrobacter sp. ATCC 49987, encodes the following:
- the rpsD gene encoding 30S ribosomal protein S4 encodes the protein MANNTRARRTARLSRALGIALTPKAAKYMERRPYGPGEHGRARKKQDSDYAVRLREKQRLRAQYGIREAQMTRAFEEARRTKGLTGENLIELLEMRLDALVLRAGFARTIAQARQLVVHRHILVDGIRVDRPSFRVSEGQLVHVHSRSESMPPFQVAAAGAHRDVLPMVPAYLDVKLDALQARLVRRPKRSEVPVTCEEQLVVEFYAR
- a CDS encoding DUF948 domain-containing protein; this translates as MTGGDIAGLIAAGVFALLVLLLAVPILKLGGVFDEVRTSIRSISDGATPLMDEVTATVSTTNEQLKKVDGIASNVSDASANISALSSLVAATVGSPLIKVASFSYGVRSAFTARKKPATGRRSR
- a CDS encoding DUF6167 family protein translates to MNRIIWMGLGVAIGVIAFRKITEAQSNLGPEGLNRAVGRLADGLYDFADAVREGMNERETELRAALGIDAGLEMAVSKGAAGKDALRR
- the alaS gene encoding alanine--tRNA ligase; its protein translation is MKSQEITKRWIDFFVSKGHTAVPSASLVSSDPSLLFTVAGMVPFIPYLTAREEAPYKRATSVQKCIRTGDIEEVGKTARHGTFFQMCGNFSFGDYFKEDAIKFAWELLTTSVDDGGYGLPPERLWVTVYEEDDEAEQLWLKNTGMPAERIQRMGKADNYWSTGQPGPAGPCSEIYYDRGPSYGVEGGPIADENRYVEIWNLVFMQYQIDNVRSKVDFDITGELPKKNIDTGLGMERLAMILQDVENMYETDQVRPVIDKAAALSGREYTSAESAADPHHTDDVRMRVVADHIRSSLMLIADGVTPSNEGRGYVLRRLIRRAVRSMRLLGVEKACLSELLPASRDAMKGVYPIVETDFDRISRIAYAEEKAFLRTIASGTARLEDAVQESKAAGHPLSGADAFALHDTYGFPIDLTLEMAEEAGLKVDEPEFRKLMLEQRQRAQADAKGKKGSHADLSAFQELLSAGETVFTGYTELTGESKVRGILAGGRKVSQASTGEEIELVLAETPFYAEAGGQAADTGLITGDGFVVEVLDVQRPIKGLSVHKAIVREGEIGADSLVQAAVDRERRHAAEQAHTGTHIVHAALHQILGPEALQRGSFNKAGYLRFDFAWGEGLSPATRSEIEEVSNIAIRNNYRVETKIMGLAEAKALGAMALFGENYGNEVRVVEIDGAWSRELCGGTHVENTSLIGSLSLLGEQSVGSGNRRVEAFVGMDAFRHLAAERALVTELTDMLKVPSGLLADRIATTLTKLKTAEKELERLRKEQLTAAAGQLVGTAKDAAGIKVIAHDAGQVSGADDLRGLALDLRTRLGSEPAAVAVAGVSNDRPVILIATNEAARTAGVKAGALVRLAAGILGGGGGGKDDVAQGGGTDAAKVGAALAAVVDAITRR
- the ruvX gene encoding Holliday junction resolvase RuvX, whose amino-acid sequence is MNEAAVPGDYPLGVKLGVDVGTVRVGVAVCDRDGILATPLRTLERNAKKNTDVRILAALAMELGVVEIFVGLPRTMKGEEHASARMATDYAKLLAGKLGECGSGVPVRLVDERLSTVSAHRHLHEAGMSSRNHRKVVDQVAAAGILQHAIDMQKARGTEVGSRVYAESAPGPTGDGAQAGPALDEHSAPRILPKMEGYSEPGQQ
- the mltG gene encoding endolytic transglycosylase MltG — its product is MSPVNSDDSSGGAGRPLTRKELRAQEKVQATQGHDVIPAQAFETGEDTPAAAPRARSDSAPETDAAVLAEPVTAADAPELPAAAPTVHEEPVHYQPVHEYAGGVAHADAVGHEADVPPGYELHPDAEPHDGHSDDDHYVYDGADGHAADYHAADDNPADYQHEEDGRVVLAGGAAIRTTKGPSKKVRRRRRFLALLLTLTVFVVAVAVGAQFLKPLLGGDTVADYPGPGTGEVVITVPPGSGPKSVATQLQEKKVVANADTFLKEFVASGGALAPGDFTMRTEMKNSDAVAILLNKDKGKVMYFALSAGLRIGESLQAISEGSGVPVAELKALNESPAQFGVPAKAKNLEGFLAPGEYRFPLGTPAKDVLRKLVNTTLDELKSQGVTDPAKQYDVVTVASIVQAEGGQAEYGDVAGAIYNRLKPNNTETNGLIQSDATVTYGLGIKSFHIDEIQKTDKSNPYNTYANQGLPVGPIGSPGKTAIDAAAKPKANEYLYWVTINLDTKETLFSKTLAEHNTYVAKYNAWCEANPGRCV
- a CDS encoding shikimate dehydrogenase, which produces MTTRAAVLGHPIGHSKSPALHRAAYAHLGVELDYAAVDVTEDELPDFMARVREDLRQGESWRGLSVTMPLKSAMVREVDEVRGVARELGVVNTVAFERPGAGAGPTRLVGYNTDVAGIVNALRHAGAASAPTAVVLGGGGTSAAAIAALKDLGAPAADIFVRDVTRAAQARAAADAIGLPVRVLPLGGAAAAVGRADVVISTLPPRAADPLAWELAQFFAQRAGEPSRDAPVARPGVLLDVAYDPWPSRIAAAWQDAGGTVVPGLEMLIYQAVEQVRHFTGLGDAVPAEVIDVMCDAVGAPRRVF
- the aroC gene encoding chorismate synthase, coding for MLRWLTAGESHGPALVGIIEGVPAGVELTSAQIADSLARRRLGYGRGARMKFEQDVVTILGGVRHGITQGGPVAIQVGNTEWPKWEQIMSADPVDPEILADQARNAPLTRPRPGHADFTGMQKYGFDEARPVLERASARETATRVALGTVASAFLKQLGIELVSHTVSIASTAVPEGRPLPVPANVLALDADPLRCFDRETSDAMVAEVDIAHKEGETLGGVVEVLAYGLPPGLGSYVHWDRRLDSRLAAALMGIQAIKGVEVGDGFLTASRRGSAAHDEIVKDADGKIVRTSNRAGGIEGGMSIGDVLRVRAAMKPIATVPRALRTVDVSTGEAAKAHHQRSDVCAVPAAGVVAEAMVALVLAEAVTEKFGGDSVKETARNIKGYLDNIPASLDSIGQ